The Candidatus Margulisiibacteriota bacterium DNA segment TTAGGATAGTTGTCGTATAGAAAGAATAATGTATAATAGAAATACGACAATATATCCAAGGAGAATAAACTATGGCTAAAAAAAATAGAAGCTATACCAAAGAATTTAAAGATTCAGTTTTCAAAAGGTTAGATCAAAATGAAACAGTTACATCTTTATCAGATGAATTAAATATATCTAAGTCCACTATATATCAATGGGTCAGAACACACAATAAAAAGCGAAAAAATAATTCCATTAATCTAAAATCTAAATCCAATTGGACTTCTGAAGATAAATTCCAAGTTGTGCTTGAAACATCAAGTCTAACAGAAACAGAACTAGCTGAATACTGTAGGAGGAAAGGTATTTATGTTGATGAAGTAAAAACATGGAGAGAACAATGTCTCAAAGCTAATCAATCAACAACTGAGGATTCTAAAGAATTAAAGGATTCCCTAAAAGCTGAAAAAGAGCTAAACAAAGAGCTTCGAAGAGAACTTAGACATAAAGAGAAAGCATTAGCAGAAACAGCTGCACTATTAGTATTAAGAAAAAAAGCAAACGCGATTTGGGGGGACCCCGAGGAAGACTGATCAGTGACTCAGATCGCGTGACAGCAGTAGAGCTGATCAATGAAGCTAGGGCTAATGGTTGCAGATTAAAGCCA contains these protein-coding regions:
- a CDS encoding transposase, which codes for MAKKNRSYTKEFKDSVFKRLDQNETVTSLSDELNISKSTIYQWVRTHNKKRKNNSINLKSKSNWTSEDKFQVVLETSSLTETELAEYCRRKGIYVDEVKTWREQCLKANQSTTEDSKELKDSLKAEKELNKELRRELRHKEKALAETAALLVLRKKANAIWGDPEED